Genomic window (Candidatus Obscuribacterales bacterium):
GCAACTGTTGGCCTTTGCCCGTGCCGCCGTGCGCAATCCGCCGATCCTTGTGCTTGATGAAGCCACGGCCAATCTAGACGTAGGCACCGAAGCCATGATCCAAGAGGCATTAGAGACGCTTCTAGAAGAGCGTACCGCCATCATCATTGCCCACCGTCTGTCTACGATCCGCAAAGTTGATCGCATTTTGGTGCTCAAGCAAGGGCGTTTAATCGAATCGGGTAGCCACGATCAGCTTCTAGAACAGGGTGGTCTCTATGCCAGTCTCTATAAACTGCAGATGCTGGAGCAGTAGGGCAGGGCGTGGGGCAATACGCTAAAATTCCCACATTGACCATGGTTCAGGGCTGCTATGCTACACGGCTTTATTCCCCCCGATCGCTTCTTTGCCTATCTCACCTGGACGGATATCCAGGCCATGCCCGATAAGGAAAATACCGTGATCATTCAGCCTATCGGCGCAATCGAGCAGCATGGGCCGCATTTGCCCGTAGCGGTGGATGCAGCGATCGCTTCTGCGGTGACGGGTCAGGCTTTAGCGAAACTAGACGCGTCTATCCCTGCCTATGCCCTGCCGCCGCTCCACTACGGAAAATCCAATGAGCATTGGCACTTTCCCGGTACGATCACGCTTTCTGCCCAAACCTTGATAGCGCTGTTGATGGAGGTTGCCGAAAGTATCTACCGCGCGGGCTTTCGGAAATTTGTGTTGCTCAACGCCCACGGTGGTCAGCCGCAAATTATGGAGATCGTCGCCCGAGATCTTCATCAACAGCACGACGACTTTTTGGTGTTTCCCCTATTTACCTGGCGAGCGCCC
Coding sequences:
- a CDS encoding creatininase family protein, translating into MLHGFIPPDRFFAYLTWTDIQAMPDKENTVIIQPIGAIEQHGPHLPVAVDAAIASAVTGQALAKLDASIPAYALPPLHYGKSNEHWHFPGTITLSAQTLIALLMEVAESIYRAGFRKFVLLNAHGGQPQIMEIVARDLHQQHDDFLVFPLFTWRAPHDAGKLMTEKEKELGIHAGDAETSVMLSILPDQVQMERAQAEYPQGLPTDSLLSMEGKLPFAWTTRDLSRSGTLGDPTVATVDKGDRIMDSVTNGWVQVIEDIYRFRQPQAWKDAPERSPS